In Halogeometricum sp. S1BR25-6, a single genomic region encodes these proteins:
- a CDS encoding TrmB family transcriptional regulator — MSSDPSDDPHAVAVEQLEALGLSVYAARTLVALDSLERGTAQEVSEVSEVPRTRVYDAVEELRERGLVDVQQSSPKQFWAVSAETVRRRFEREYTNRLDALLEALDAVDSPPRTTEQRGVWTVTGRESVTDRLLEFIDEATEEIVFMTVDELLSEEVLDRLRAASRRGVSIKVAGLSQPVRDDVREEVPGADPFESLWAWSETPAGRLLMVDREKTLVSVLVQGNGDHPPEPRDETAIWGAGETNGLVVVLKAMFTWELDAKSDANPGSNPNPDSDPSDGDPSR, encoded by the coding sequence ATGTCTTCAGACCCGTCCGACGACCCCCACGCCGTCGCCGTCGAACAGCTCGAAGCGCTCGGGTTGAGCGTCTACGCCGCCCGGACGCTCGTCGCGCTCGACAGTCTCGAACGGGGGACGGCCCAGGAGGTCAGCGAGGTGTCCGAGGTCCCGCGGACGCGCGTGTACGACGCCGTCGAGGAACTCCGAGAGCGGGGACTCGTCGACGTCCAGCAATCCTCGCCCAAGCAGTTCTGGGCCGTCTCGGCGGAGACGGTGAGACGCCGGTTCGAGCGCGAGTACACGAACCGGCTGGACGCCCTGTTGGAAGCCCTCGACGCTGTCGACTCCCCGCCGCGGACGACGGAGCAGCGGGGGGTGTGGACCGTCACGGGTCGCGAGTCGGTCACCGACCGCCTCCTCGAGTTCATCGACGAGGCGACCGAGGAGATCGTGTTCATGACCGTCGACGAACTGCTCTCCGAGGAGGTGCTCGACCGACTCCGCGCCGCCAGCCGACGCGGCGTCTCCATCAAAGTGGCCGGCCTCTCGCAGCCCGTTCGGGACGACGTCCGCGAGGAGGTGCCGGGGGCCGACCCGTTCGAGTCGCTGTGGGCGTGGTCGGAGACCCCCGCCGGCCGACTCTTGATGGTCGACCGGGAGAAGACACTCGTGAGCGTGCTCGTGCAGGGGAACGGCGACCACCCGCCGGAACCTCGCGACGAGACGGCGATATGGGGGGCGGGCGAGACCAACGGACTGGTCGTCGTGCTGAAGGCGATGTTCACCTGGGAACTCGACGCGAAGTCGGACGCGAATCCGGGGTCGAATCCGAATCCGGATTCGGACCCGAGCGACGGCGACCCGTCGCGGTGA
- a CDS encoding helix-turn-helix domain-containing protein, protein MRLELSVPVGGLGLVRSNGLPPTVAVEFERTAFGVEAPSLVVVSGDGARSAAAEFRASPVLEEAVRVGETDGEAIYWLSWTETLPQLLACLRETGGTLLRAELRDREWRLTLRFSDRGAMSHFHTAYDDPEHPLTIHRVGASDPTPSTGGNGVTETQRGVLRCAWEGGYFEVPQQLSLAELAEEMDISETAASRALRRGTATLLDAYLRGSDGATPSKRPL, encoded by the coding sequence ATGCGCCTCGAACTCTCGGTGCCGGTCGGGGGACTGGGATTAGTCCGCTCGAACGGTCTCCCGCCGACGGTCGCCGTCGAATTCGAACGCACCGCGTTCGGCGTCGAGGCGCCCTCGCTGGTCGTCGTGAGCGGTGACGGCGCCCGCTCGGCGGCGGCCGAGTTCCGCGCCAGCCCCGTCCTCGAAGAGGCGGTCCGCGTCGGCGAGACGGACGGCGAGGCGATCTACTGGCTCTCGTGGACCGAGACGCTCCCGCAACTGTTAGCGTGTCTCCGGGAGACCGGCGGGACACTCCTCCGGGCCGAGTTGCGCGACCGGGAGTGGCGCCTCACGCTCCGGTTCTCGGACAGAGGAGCGATGTCGCACTTCCACACGGCGTACGACGACCCCGAGCACCCGCTGACTATCCACCGCGTCGGCGCGTCGGACCCGACGCCCTCGACCGGAGGAAACGGCGTGACCGAGACGCAACGGGGGGTGCTTCGATGCGCGTGGGAGGGCGGTTACTTCGAGGTGCCGCAACAGCTATCGCTGGCGGAACTCGCCGAGGAGATGGATATCTCAGAGACCGCGGCGTCGCGGGCGCTGCGGCGCGGTACCGCCACCCTCCTCGACGCGTACCTCCGAGGTTCGGACGGCGCCACTCCCTCGAAGCGGCCCCTCTGA